From Chryseobacterium shandongense, the proteins below share one genomic window:
- the gcvP gene encoding aminomethyl-transferring glycine dehydrogenase yields the protein MNTEQFVSRHISVNEADKQAMLEKIGVSSVEELISQTIPSSIRLEKDLNISEPLSEYEMLGHSKELASKNTDYTSYIGFGYHNTLLPSAIQRNIFENPSWYTAYTPYQAEIAQGRLEALLNFQTVVCDLTGFALANASLLDESTAAAEAMHMFFNNRTKDQKKSGANKFFVSDLVLPQTVSVLKTKAEGLEIEIVEGDHASHEFDGSYFGVLLQYPGKNGIVLDYTQNIAEYKKSDLQVVVACDPMALVKLKSPASMGADCAVGTTQRFGIPLGYGGPHAAFFSCKEDYKRDIPGRIIGVSQDAYGKRALRMALQTREQHIKRERATSNICTAQVLLAVMAGMYAVYHGPKGLNYIADQIHFKANALKNGLKALGYNIVEEPIFDTVKINLNEDEKGRLMRMMLDHKLNLNYFTDGVVSIAINESTTLDKLNYLMASFAQFKDKQTFKLEIKEGYSIPEENLRKDEILTEEVFNKYHTETELMRYIKRLERKDLSLTHSMISLGSCTMKLNAATQMLPLSWENWGAVHPFVPVNQAAGYQEMISELEKDLAEITGFAGTSLQPNSGAQGEYAGLMVIREYHISRGEGHRNVVLIPQSAHGTNPASAAMAGMKIVVVKNLENGEIDFDDLKAKAEQHSENLSCVMITYPSTYGFFDANIKEITSLIHEHGGQVYMDGANMNAQVGYTSPGNIGADVCHLNLHKTFAIPHGGGGPGVGPICVAKHLVPFLPSNANIKIGSKESIEGISAAPYGSGLILNISYAYIKMLGTSGLKKATEHAILNANYLKEILAEHFPILYSNENGRVAHECIVDFRQFKSLGIEVADVAKRLMDYGFHAPTVSFPVAGTLMIEPTESESKAEIDRFAEALIAIKQEIDEIANGDADPANNVLKNAPHTEQLVISDSWDKPYSREKAAYPLEWVRDHKFFASVSRVDEAYGDRNLVCTCEPIEAYM from the coding sequence ATGAATACAGAACAGTTTGTGAGCCGCCACATTTCCGTAAATGAAGCCGATAAACAGGCAATGCTGGAAAAAATTGGCGTTTCAAGTGTTGAAGAGCTCATCTCTCAAACCATTCCTTCTTCTATCCGCTTAGAGAAAGATCTTAACATTTCAGAACCGCTTTCAGAATACGAAATGCTGGGTCATTCCAAAGAATTGGCATCCAAGAATACGGATTATACCAGCTATATTGGTTTTGGATATCATAATACATTGTTGCCGTCGGCTATTCAGAGAAATATCTTCGAAAACCCGAGCTGGTACACAGCGTACACTCCATACCAGGCGGAAATAGCACAGGGAAGACTGGAGGCTCTTCTTAATTTTCAGACTGTTGTATGTGACCTCACAGGATTTGCGCTGGCAAATGCTTCATTATTGGATGAATCTACCGCAGCAGCAGAAGCAATGCATATGTTCTTCAATAACAGAACCAAAGATCAGAAAAAAAGCGGAGCCAATAAATTTTTCGTTTCAGATCTCGTATTGCCGCAAACGGTGTCCGTTTTAAAAACAAAAGCGGAAGGGCTTGAAATTGAGATCGTAGAAGGAGATCATGCTTCACATGAATTCGACGGTTCTTATTTTGGAGTTCTATTGCAATATCCGGGAAAAAATGGGATTGTTTTAGATTACACTCAAAATATTGCCGAATATAAAAAATCTGATCTTCAGGTAGTCGTTGCCTGTGATCCGATGGCTTTGGTGAAATTAAAATCTCCTGCATCCATGGGAGCAGACTGTGCCGTTGGAACAACCCAGCGATTCGGTATTCCTTTAGGTTACGGTGGGCCTCACGCAGCGTTTTTCTCATGTAAGGAAGATTATAAAAGAGATATTCCGGGAAGAATCATTGGCGTTTCTCAGGATGCTTACGGTAAACGTGCCCTTAGAATGGCATTGCAGACCAGAGAACAGCACATCAAAAGGGAAAGAGCAACATCAAACATCTGTACCGCTCAGGTCCTTTTAGCAGTAATGGCCGGAATGTATGCAGTTTACCACGGTCCGAAAGGATTAAATTATATCGCAGATCAGATTCACTTTAAAGCAAATGCGCTTAAGAACGGACTTAAAGCGTTAGGATATAATATCGTTGAAGAACCTATTTTCGATACGGTAAAAATCAACCTTAATGAAGATGAAAAAGGAAGATTGATGAGAATGATGCTAGATCACAAACTCAACCTGAATTATTTCACGGACGGTGTGGTAAGTATTGCGATCAACGAAAGTACAACATTGGATAAATTAAATTATCTGATGGCTTCTTTTGCGCAGTTTAAAGACAAGCAGACATTCAAATTAGAAATTAAGGAAGGATACAGCATTCCGGAAGAGAATTTAAGAAAAGACGAAATTCTTACGGAAGAAGTATTCAACAAATACCATACGGAAACAGAACTGATGCGTTACATCAAGCGTCTTGAAAGAAAAGATTTATCATTGACACATTCGATGATTTCTCTAGGTTCTTGTACGATGAAGCTTAACGCAGCAACTCAGATGTTACCGCTTTCATGGGAAAACTGGGGGGCTGTTCATCCTTTTGTACCGGTAAATCAAGCAGCAGGTTATCAGGAAATGATCAGCGAGCTGGAAAAAGATTTAGCTGAAATCACTGGCTTTGCAGGAACTTCTTTACAGCCGAATTCCGGAGCGCAGGGAGAATATGCAGGATTAATGGTGATCAGAGAATACCATATTTCAAGAGGGGAAGGACACAGAAATGTAGTGCTGATCCCACAATCGGCACACGGAACAAATCCGGCTTCAGCAGCCATGGCAGGAATGAAGATCGTTGTGGTGAAAAACCTTGAAAACGGTGAAATTGACTTCGATGATTTAAAAGCTAAGGCAGAACAGCATTCCGAAAATCTTTCTTGTGTGATGATCACGTATCCGTCAACTTACGGATTCTTTGATGCTAACATCAAAGAAATTACTTCTTTGATTCATGAGCACGGCGGACAAGTGTATATGGACGGAGCTAACATGAACGCTCAGGTAGGATATACAAGTCCGGGGAATATCGGGGCAGACGTTTGTCACTTAAACTTACATAAAACTTTCGCAATTCCTCACGGTGGAGGAGGCCCTGGAGTTGGACCGATCTGTGTGGCTAAACATTTAGTTCCTTTCTTACCTTCCAATGCAAATATCAAAATCGGCTCTAAAGAATCGATAGAAGGTATTTCCGCAGCACCTTACGGTTCCGGATTGATTTTGAATATTTCTTACGCCTACATCAAAATGCTAGGAACTTCTGGATTGAAAAAAGCAACGGAACATGCTATTTTAAATGCTAATTATTTAAAAGAAATTTTAGCGGAGCATTTCCCTATTTTATATTCCAACGAAAACGGAAGGGTAGCACACGAATGTATCGTAGATTTCAGACAGTTTAAATCGTTAGGAATTGAAGTGGCTGATGTTGCGAAAAGATTAATGGACTATGGATTCCACGCGCCGACCGTTTCTTTCCCTGTGGCAGGAACATTGATGATTGAACCTACGGAATCTGAAAGCAAAGCTGAAATCGATCGTTTTGCTGAAGCTTTAATCGCCATCAAACAGGAAATTGATGAGATTGCAAACGGAGATGCAGATCCTGCAAACAACGTATTGAAAAATGCGCCTCACACGGAACAGCTGGTAATCTCAGATTCCTGGGATAAACCTTACAGCAGAGAAAAAGCAGCATATCCGCTGGAGTGGGTAAGAGATCACAAATTCTTTGCTTCTGTTTCAAGAGTAGACGAAGCGTACGGCGACAGAAACTTAGTGTGTACTTGTGAGCCAATTGAAGCGTATATGTAA